A DNA window from Vigna angularis cultivar LongXiaoDou No.4 chromosome 1, ASM1680809v1, whole genome shotgun sequence contains the following coding sequences:
- the LOC108323750 gene encoding protein CHUP1, chloroplastic, with protein sequence MVAGKVRVAMGFQKSPAPATHTPPPQKKQPPPSPSTAKSSSHKSPFSRSFGAYFPRSSAQVQPRPPDVAELLRLVEELRESESLLKTELLEHKLLKESIAIVPVLESEISARETEIERSRRRAEETEVENEKLKKELQELKVRVEEERRESERKLKALEDEIVEMKKTMSYSGCSSSSSRAETLESHVHEHENEASQRLVEVSVRSNVMKSLKKTASDLGSGIFKREAGETERPHHSRCNSEELADCSDSVLSGSVRSRAPRVPNPPPRPSFSSPSSPSSGSSNKGETEQVIQPPPPPPPPPPPPIKAAPPPPIKAAPPPPPPPPRKPTSKVAPPPPPPPPPAKAGKLAPAKVRRVPEVVEFYHSLMRRDSHSRRDSGSAGAAEVPATANARDMIGEIENRSTHLLAIKTDVETQGDFIRYLIKEVESAAFTDIEDVVPFVKWLDDELSYLVDERAVLKHFDWPEQKADALREAAFGYCDLKKLVSEASSFRDDPRQLCGPALKKMQTLLEKLEHGIYNISRMGESATKRYKVFQIPVDWMLDSGYVSQIKLASVKLAMKYMKRVSAELETVGGGPEEEELIVQGVRFAFRVHQFAGGFDVDTMRAFQELRDKARSCHIQCHGQQQKFFCRSATC encoded by the exons ATGGTTGCCGGCAAGGTAAGGGTAGCAATGGGGTTCCAGAAGTCACCGGCGCCGGCCACGCACACCCCTCCGCCTCAGAAGAAGCAGCCTCCTCCATCGCCGTCTACAGCGAAGTCCTCGTCCCACAAGTCCCCGTTCTCTCGCTCCTTCGGCGCGTACTTCCCGCGCTCCTCCGCTCAGGTGCAGCCGCGACCGCCGGATGTTGCGGAGCTACTCCGTCTAGTGGAGGAGCTCCGGGAGAGCGAGTCGCTGCTGAAGACGGAGCTCCTGGAGCACAAGCTGCTGAAGGAGTCCATCGCCATTGTTCCCGTTCTGGAGAGCGAGATCAGCGCGAGGGAAACTGAAATCGAAAGGAGTAGAAGAAGAGCTGAGGAAACGGAAGTGGAGAACGAGAAGTTGAAGAAGGAGTTGCAGGAGCTGAAGGTTCGAGTGGAagaagagaggagagagagCGAGAGGAAACTAAAGGCGCTGGAAGATGAGATAGTGGAGATGAAGAAAACGATGTCGTATAGTGGATGTAGCAGTAGCAGTAGCAGAGCAGAGACATTAGAAAGTCACGTGCACGAGCACGAGAACGAAGCTTCGCAAAGGTTGGTGGAGGTTTCGGTGAGGTCGAATGTCATGAAAAGCTTGAAGAAAACGGCGTCGGATCTCGGAAGCGGGATTTTCAAAAGAGAGGCTGGGGAAACGGAAAGGCCACATCACTCACGATGTAACTCGGAGGAACTCGCCGATTGCTCTGACTCGGTTCTCTCCGGTTCCGTGAGGTCACGCGCGCCTCGTGTTCCGAACCCGCCACCGAGACCTTcgttttcttctccttcatcacCGTCCAGCGGTTCCTCCAACAAAGGCGAAACCGAACAAGTCATTCAGCCACCGCCACCGCCTCCGCCGCCTCCTCCTCCACCGATTAAGGCTGCGCCTCCTCCACCGATTAAGGCTGCGCCTCCTCCACCTCCGCCTCCACCAAGGAAACCTACATCTAAGGTAGCCCCTCCGCCACCTCCGCCGCCTCCTCCGGCGAAGGCGGGGAAGTTGGCTCCGGCGAAGGTAAGAAGAGTGCCGGAGGTGGTGGAGTTTTACCACTCGTTGATGCGGAGGGACTCACATTCGAGGCGGGACTCGGGGTCCGCCGGTGCCGCGGAGGTACCGGCGACGGCGAATGCTCGCGATATGATCGGCGAGATCGAGAACCGCTCCACTCACTTGTTGGCT ATAAAAACAGATGTAGAAACTCAAGGAGACTTTATTAGATACTTGATCAAAGAAGTGGAGAGCGCAGCATTCACGGATATTGAAGATGTAGTGCCTTTTGTCAAATGGCTTGACGACGAACTCTCCTATTtg gtggATGAAAGGGCAGTGCTGAAACACTTCGATTGGCCAGAGCAGAAGGCTGATGCTTTGCGTGAAGCTGCGTTTGGGTATTGTGACCTGAAGAAGTTGGTATCTGAGGCTTCGTCTTTCCGCGATGATCCTCGGCAGCTGTGTGGTCCAGCTCTTAAAAAGATGCAGACTCTCTTAGAAAA ATTAGAACATGGGATTTACAATATCTCAAGAATGGGAGAATCCGCAACGAAAAGATACAAAGTCTTCCAAATACCCGTGGATTGGATGCTTGACAGTGGTTATGTGAGCCAG ATCAAGCTGGCATCTGTAAAATTGGCCATGAAGTATATGAAGAGAGTCTCTGCTGAACTTGAGACAGTTGGTGGTGGGCCTGAAGAAGAAGAGCTTATTGTCCAAGGAGTTAGATTTGCATTCCGAGTTCATCag TTCGCTGGAGGCTTTGATGTGGATACAATGAGAGCATTTCAAGAGTTGAGAGACAAAGCGAGGTCATGCCACATTCAGTGCCACGGCCAGCAACAGAAATTCTTTTGCAGGTCTGCAACATGCTAA
- the LOC108324558 gene encoding uncharacterized protein LOC108324558, with product MTECCYSLLNLPFSSFPITDLGSNSFPQRFCKTLSFSHRSSKFLLSAISRTMEVVEGSEGSRGSSSPMKLLFVEMGVGYDQHGQDITVAAMRACKDAISSNSIPAFRRGSIPGVSFDQMKLHIKLGVPHSLQKSLDVEKVKSVFPYGEILNVEVVDGGLICSSGVLVEEMGDKNDDCYIVNAAVYVGY from the exons ATGACCGAATGCTGTTATTCACTTCTAAATCTTCCATTTTCATCGTTTCCCATCACTGATTTGGGCTCAAACTCTTTTCCTCAACGTTTCTgcaaaactctttctttctcacATCGCTCATCAAAGTTTTTACTTTCTGCAATTTCCCGAACTATGGAAGTGGTTGAAGGGAGTGAAGGTAGCAGAGGGTCATCCTCTCCAATGAAGCTCTTGTTCGTGGAGATGGGTGTCGGCTACGACCAACATGG ACAGGACATAACAGTAGCAGCAATGAGAGCGTGCAAGGATGCAATTTCTTCTAATTCAATCCCCGCTTTCCGCAGAG GTTCCATTCCTGGTGTGAGTTTTGACCAGATGAAATTGCATATCAAGCTAGGGGTTCCTCATTCCCTCCAGAAATCTTTGGATGTGGAGAAAGTTAAATCAGTTTTTCCCTA TGGAGAAATTTTGAATGTTGAAGTTGTGGATGGTGGTTTGATATGCTCAAGTGGGGTGCTTGTAGAGGAAATGGGTGACAAGAATGATGATTGTTATATTGTGAATGCTGCTGTTTATGTGGGTTATTAA
- the LOC108337690 gene encoding uncharacterized protein LOC108337690 — translation MEGGGQKESSLHDMKLLFVEMGVGYDLHGQDITAAAMRACRDAIATNSLPAFQKGCIPGVTSDDMKLHVKLGVPHPLQQNLDKDKIKSVFPYGQIMKFDVVDGGLVCSTEEVAEKNDDCYIVNAAVYVGY, via the exons ATGGAAGGTGGTGGACAAAAAGAAAGCTCATTGCATGACATGAAGCTTTTGTTCGTTGAGATGGGTGTTGGCTATGATCTTCATGG TCAAGACATAACAGCTGCTGCAATGAGAGCATGTAGAGATGCAATCGCTACCAATTCACTTCCAGCATTCCAAAAAG GTTGCATCCCTGGTGTGACATCAGATGACATGAAACTACATGTCAAACTGGGGGTGCCTCATCCTCTGCAACAAAACTTGGATAAGGATAAAATAAAGTCTGTGTTTCCATA tGGGCAAATTATGAAGTTTGACGTAGTGGATGGTGGACTAGTGTGCTCAACTGAAGAAGTAGCTGAGAAGAACGATGACTGCTACATTGTTAATGCTGCTGTGTATGTTGGCTACTAG